A part of Silurus meridionalis isolate SWU-2019-XX chromosome 18, ASM1480568v1, whole genome shotgun sequence genomic DNA contains:
- the LOC124401128 gene encoding uncharacterized protein LOC124401128 isoform X1: MMKCLYLLSVVFQMAAGCALFDKNLTEITQHKGRSVLLPCSCSDLHSKPQKFTWMTFRTGHWTEVLNDEHYRGRYQLFNNISPANLSLLISDLREEDEGDYMCSTEKEHRDITLYVKGCELVNKTVVEKVTGFIGESVVLPCSCTELQDDPKRVTWEFNKNNHFQEIYSKQTGHHSNRVKLVSKNPPGNLSLLITDLTEEDQGLYRCNEQYDSRDLSLSVKVRTRETSKQSRKPDTTPPPEQPQRKTTTSLPASSSTTEGGSVESSTEAGCALSVKNNTEITQYKGGSVLLPCSCSDLHYKPQKFTWETFRTGPLTEVLNDEHYGGRYQLFNNISPANLSLLISDLREEDQGYYRCSTGLQEYKDIRLNVKGCELVKNTVVEEVTGFTGESVVLPCVCADLQNDPKRVTWKFNKNNHFQEIYSKQTGNHSNRVKLVSKNPPGTLSLLISDLTEEDQGFYRCSAQDDHRDLRLSVNVGRRETSTQSRKTDKTSPSEHPQSKTTTSPPSSSTTQVGRKKPLTQWRKPNKTPPSEQPQSKTTTSPPASSLTTPEHDKQQPPFFGTVAVLLLVIPVVVAFICWRRKAGRSGENMITEGCSDNKGNPEDQTVPDVTYSTGTHINTAGAARVQINDGEETENASIITN; encoded by the exons atgatgaagtgcttgtATCTTTTGTCTGTTGTGTTTCAAATGGCTGCAG gCTGTGCTCTTTTTGACAAAAATCTCACAgaaatcacacaacacaaaggaCGTTCAGTGCTGTTACCCTGCTCCTGCTCTGACCTGCACTCCAAACCTCAGAAATTCACCTGGATGACCTTCAGAACAGGACATTGGACTGAAGTGTTAAATGATGAACACTACCGTGGCAGATATCAGCTGTTTAATAACATTTCTCCTGCTAATCTGTCACTACTCATATCTGACCTGAGAGAAGAAGATGAGGGAGACTACATGTGCAGCACTGAGAAGGAACACAGAGACATTACTCTTTATGTTAaag gCTGTGAGCTGGTGAATAAGACCGTGGTAGAGAAGGTAACTGGGTTCATAGGAGAGTCTGTAGTTCTGCCCTGCAGCTGCACTGAACTACAGGACGACCCGAAGAGGGTAACATGggagtttaataaaaacaatcacttTCAGGAAATTTACTCTAAACAGACTGGACATCACAGTAACAGAGTGAAACTGGTCAGTAAAAACCCTCCAGGAAACCTCTCTCTACTTATAACAGACCTGACTGAAGAGGACCAGGGACTCTACAGATGTAATGAACAGTATGATAGTAGAGATCTGAGTCTGTCTGTTAAAG TAAGAACAAGAGAAACTTCAAAGCAATCGAGAAAACCAGACACAACACCTCCACCAGAACAGCCTCAGCGTAAAACAACAACTTCGCTGCCTGCATCATCCTCAACAacagaag GGGGCAGTGTAGAGTCATCTACAGAGGCAG gCTGTGCTCTTTCTGTTAAAAATAACACAGAAATCACACAATACAAAGGAGGTTCAGTGCTGTTACCCTGCTCCTGCTCTGACCTGCACTACAAACCTCAGAAATTCACCTGGGAGACCTTTAGAACAGGACCGCTGACTGAAGTGTTAAATGATGAACACTACGGTGGCAGATATCAGCTGTTTAATAACATTTCTCCTGCTAATCTGTCACTATTAATATCTGACCTGAGAGAAGAAGATCAGGGATACTACAGGTGTAGCACTGGATTACAGGAATACAAAGACATCAGGCTTAATGTTAaag GCTGTGAGCTGGTGAAGAACACAGTGGTAGAGGAGGTGACTGGATTCACAGGAGAGTCTGTAGTTCTGCCCTGCGTCTGCGCTGACCTACAGAACGACCCGAAGAGAGTAACATggaagtttaataaaaacaatcacttTCAGGAAATTTACTCTAAACAGACTGGAAATCACAGTAACAGAGTGAAACTGGTCAGTAAAAACCCTCCAGGGACACTCTCTCTACTCATATCAGACCTGACTGAAGAGGACCAGGGATTCTACAGATGTTCTGCACAGGATGATCACAGAGATCTGAGACTGTCTGTTAATG TAGGAAGAAGAGAAACTTCAACACAATcgagaaaaacagacaaaacatctCCATCAGAACATCCTCAGAGTAAAACAACAACCTCACCACCTTCATCCTCAACAACACAag ttggaagaaaaaaacctttaacACAATGGaggaaaccaaacaaaacacctCCATCAGAACAGCCTCAGAGTAAAACAACGACTTCTCCACCTGCATCATCCTTGACAACACCAGAACATGATAAACAGCAGCCTCCCT ttttcgGAACTGTGGCAGTTTTACTGTTGGTGATACCTGTTGTAGTGGCATTTATTTGTTGGAGACGCAAAG CAGGAAGAAGTGGAGAGAACATGATTACTGAAGGATGTTCAGATAATAAAGGAAATCCGGAGGATCAG acTGTTCCTGATGTCACTTACTCTACTGGAACCCACATAAACACAGCTGGAGCAGCACGGGTTCAGATCAACGATGGAGAAGAAACTGAAAACGCCAGCATTATAACAAACTAA
- the LOC124401128 gene encoding uncharacterized protein LOC124401128 isoform X5 — translation MMKCLYLLSVVFQMAAGCALFDKNLTEITQHKGRSVLLPCSCSDLHSKPQKFTWMTFRTGHWTEVLNDEHYRGRYQLFNNISPANLSLLISDLREEDEGDYMCSTEKEHRDITLYVKVRTRETSKQSRKPDTTPPPEQPQRKTTTSLPASSSTTEGGSVESSTEAGCALSVKNNTEITQYKGGSVLLPCSCSDLHYKPQKFTWETFRTGPLTEVLNDEHYGGRYQLFNNISPANLSLLISDLREEDQGYYRCSTGLQEYKDIRLNVKGCELVKNTVVEEVTGFTGESVVLPCVCADLQNDPKRVTWKFNKNNHFQEIYSKQTGNHSNRVKLVSKNPPGTLSLLISDLTEEDQGFYRCSAQDDHRDLRLSVNVGRRETSTQSRKTDKTSPSEHPQSKTTTSPPSSSTTQVGRKKPLTQWRKPNKTPPSEQPQSKTTTSPPASSLTTPEHDKQQPPFFGTVAVLLLVIPVVVAFICWRRKAGRSGENMITEGCSDNKGNPEDQTVPDVTYSTGTHINTAGAARVQINDGEETENASIITN, via the exons atgatgaagtgcttgtATCTTTTGTCTGTTGTGTTTCAAATGGCTGCAG gCTGTGCTCTTTTTGACAAAAATCTCACAgaaatcacacaacacaaaggaCGTTCAGTGCTGTTACCCTGCTCCTGCTCTGACCTGCACTCCAAACCTCAGAAATTCACCTGGATGACCTTCAGAACAGGACATTGGACTGAAGTGTTAAATGATGAACACTACCGTGGCAGATATCAGCTGTTTAATAACATTTCTCCTGCTAATCTGTCACTACTCATATCTGACCTGAGAGAAGAAGATGAGGGAGACTACATGTGCAGCACTGAGAAGGAACACAGAGACATTACTCTTTATGTTAaag TAAGAACAAGAGAAACTTCAAAGCAATCGAGAAAACCAGACACAACACCTCCACCAGAACAGCCTCAGCGTAAAACAACAACTTCGCTGCCTGCATCATCCTCAACAacagaag GGGGCAGTGTAGAGTCATCTACAGAGGCAG gCTGTGCTCTTTCTGTTAAAAATAACACAGAAATCACACAATACAAAGGAGGTTCAGTGCTGTTACCCTGCTCCTGCTCTGACCTGCACTACAAACCTCAGAAATTCACCTGGGAGACCTTTAGAACAGGACCGCTGACTGAAGTGTTAAATGATGAACACTACGGTGGCAGATATCAGCTGTTTAATAACATTTCTCCTGCTAATCTGTCACTATTAATATCTGACCTGAGAGAAGAAGATCAGGGATACTACAGGTGTAGCACTGGATTACAGGAATACAAAGACATCAGGCTTAATGTTAaag GCTGTGAGCTGGTGAAGAACACAGTGGTAGAGGAGGTGACTGGATTCACAGGAGAGTCTGTAGTTCTGCCCTGCGTCTGCGCTGACCTACAGAACGACCCGAAGAGAGTAACATggaagtttaataaaaacaatcacttTCAGGAAATTTACTCTAAACAGACTGGAAATCACAGTAACAGAGTGAAACTGGTCAGTAAAAACCCTCCAGGGACACTCTCTCTACTCATATCAGACCTGACTGAAGAGGACCAGGGATTCTACAGATGTTCTGCACAGGATGATCACAGAGATCTGAGACTGTCTGTTAATG TAGGAAGAAGAGAAACTTCAACACAATcgagaaaaacagacaaaacatctCCATCAGAACATCCTCAGAGTAAAACAACAACCTCACCACCTTCATCCTCAACAACACAag ttggaagaaaaaaacctttaacACAATGGaggaaaccaaacaaaacacctCCATCAGAACAGCCTCAGAGTAAAACAACGACTTCTCCACCTGCATCATCCTTGACAACACCAGAACATGATAAACAGCAGCCTCCCT ttttcgGAACTGTGGCAGTTTTACTGTTGGTGATACCTGTTGTAGTGGCATTTATTTGTTGGAGACGCAAAG CAGGAAGAAGTGGAGAGAACATGATTACTGAAGGATGTTCAGATAATAAAGGAAATCCGGAGGATCAG acTGTTCCTGATGTCACTTACTCTACTGGAACCCACATAAACACAGCTGGAGCAGCACGGGTTCAGATCAACGATGGAGAAGAAACTGAAAACGCCAGCATTATAACAAACTAA
- the LOC124401128 gene encoding polymeric immunoglobulin receptor-like isoform X3 — protein MMKCLYLLSVVFQMAAGCALFDKNLTEITQHKGRSVLLPCSCSDLHSKPQKFTWMTFRTGHWTEVLNDEHYRGRYQLFNNISPANLSLLISDLREEDEGDYMCSTEKEHRDITLYVKGCELVNKTVVEKVTGFIGESVVLPCSCTELQDDPKRVTWEFNKNNHFQEIYSKQTGHHSNRVKLVSKNPPGNLSLLITDLTEEDQGLYRCNEQYDSRDLSLSVKVRTRETSKQSRKPDTTPPPEQPQRKTTTSLPASSSTTEGCALSVKNNTEITQYKGGSVLLPCSCSDLHYKPQKFTWETFRTGPLTEVLNDEHYGGRYQLFNNISPANLSLLISDLREEDQGYYRCSTGLQEYKDIRLNVKGCELVKNTVVEEVTGFTGESVVLPCVCADLQNDPKRVTWKFNKNNHFQEIYSKQTGNHSNRVKLVSKNPPGTLSLLISDLTEEDQGFYRCSAQDDHRDLRLSVNVGRRETSTQSRKTDKTSPSEHPQSKTTTSPPSSSTTQVGRKKPLTQWRKPNKTPPSEQPQSKTTTSPPASSLTTPEHDKQQPPFFGTVAVLLLVIPVVVAFICWRRKAGRSGENMITEGCSDNKGNPEDQTVPDVTYSTGTHINTAGAARVQINDGEETENASIITN, from the exons atgatgaagtgcttgtATCTTTTGTCTGTTGTGTTTCAAATGGCTGCAG gCTGTGCTCTTTTTGACAAAAATCTCACAgaaatcacacaacacaaaggaCGTTCAGTGCTGTTACCCTGCTCCTGCTCTGACCTGCACTCCAAACCTCAGAAATTCACCTGGATGACCTTCAGAACAGGACATTGGACTGAAGTGTTAAATGATGAACACTACCGTGGCAGATATCAGCTGTTTAATAACATTTCTCCTGCTAATCTGTCACTACTCATATCTGACCTGAGAGAAGAAGATGAGGGAGACTACATGTGCAGCACTGAGAAGGAACACAGAGACATTACTCTTTATGTTAaag gCTGTGAGCTGGTGAATAAGACCGTGGTAGAGAAGGTAACTGGGTTCATAGGAGAGTCTGTAGTTCTGCCCTGCAGCTGCACTGAACTACAGGACGACCCGAAGAGGGTAACATGggagtttaataaaaacaatcacttTCAGGAAATTTACTCTAAACAGACTGGACATCACAGTAACAGAGTGAAACTGGTCAGTAAAAACCCTCCAGGAAACCTCTCTCTACTTATAACAGACCTGACTGAAGAGGACCAGGGACTCTACAGATGTAATGAACAGTATGATAGTAGAGATCTGAGTCTGTCTGTTAAAG TAAGAACAAGAGAAACTTCAAAGCAATCGAGAAAACCAGACACAACACCTCCACCAGAACAGCCTCAGCGTAAAACAACAACTTCGCTGCCTGCATCATCCTCAACAacagaag gCTGTGCTCTTTCTGTTAAAAATAACACAGAAATCACACAATACAAAGGAGGTTCAGTGCTGTTACCCTGCTCCTGCTCTGACCTGCACTACAAACCTCAGAAATTCACCTGGGAGACCTTTAGAACAGGACCGCTGACTGAAGTGTTAAATGATGAACACTACGGTGGCAGATATCAGCTGTTTAATAACATTTCTCCTGCTAATCTGTCACTATTAATATCTGACCTGAGAGAAGAAGATCAGGGATACTACAGGTGTAGCACTGGATTACAGGAATACAAAGACATCAGGCTTAATGTTAaag GCTGTGAGCTGGTGAAGAACACAGTGGTAGAGGAGGTGACTGGATTCACAGGAGAGTCTGTAGTTCTGCCCTGCGTCTGCGCTGACCTACAGAACGACCCGAAGAGAGTAACATggaagtttaataaaaacaatcacttTCAGGAAATTTACTCTAAACAGACTGGAAATCACAGTAACAGAGTGAAACTGGTCAGTAAAAACCCTCCAGGGACACTCTCTCTACTCATATCAGACCTGACTGAAGAGGACCAGGGATTCTACAGATGTTCTGCACAGGATGATCACAGAGATCTGAGACTGTCTGTTAATG TAGGAAGAAGAGAAACTTCAACACAATcgagaaaaacagacaaaacatctCCATCAGAACATCCTCAGAGTAAAACAACAACCTCACCACCTTCATCCTCAACAACACAag ttggaagaaaaaaacctttaacACAATGGaggaaaccaaacaaaacacctCCATCAGAACAGCCTCAGAGTAAAACAACGACTTCTCCACCTGCATCATCCTTGACAACACCAGAACATGATAAACAGCAGCCTCCCT ttttcgGAACTGTGGCAGTTTTACTGTTGGTGATACCTGTTGTAGTGGCATTTATTTGTTGGAGACGCAAAG CAGGAAGAAGTGGAGAGAACATGATTACTGAAGGATGTTCAGATAATAAAGGAAATCCGGAGGATCAG acTGTTCCTGATGTCACTTACTCTACTGGAACCCACATAAACACAGCTGGAGCAGCACGGGTTCAGATCAACGATGGAGAAGAAACTGAAAACGCCAGCATTATAACAAACTAA
- the LOC124401128 gene encoding uncharacterized protein LOC124401128 isoform X4 — translation MMKCLYLLSVVFQMAAGCALFDKNLTEITQHKGRSVLLPCSCSDLHSKPQKFTWMTFRTGHWTEVLNDEHYRGRYQLFNNISPANLSLLISDLREEDEGDYMCSTEKEHRDITLYVKGCELVNKTVVEKVTGFIGESVVLPCSCTELQDDPKRVTWEFNKNNHFQEIYSKQTGHHSNRVKLVSKNPPGNLSLLITDLTEEDQGLYRCNEQYDSRDLSLSVKVRTRETSKQSRKPDTTPPPEQPQRKTTTSLPASSSTTEGGSVESSTEAGCALSVKNNTEITQYKGGSVLLPCSCSDLHYKPQKFTWETFRTGPLTEVLNDEHYGGRYQLFNNISPANLSLLISDLREEDQGYYRCSTGLQEYKDIRLNVKGCELVKNTVVEEVTGFTGESVVLPCVCADLQNDPKRVTWKFNKNNHFQEIYSKQTGNHSNRVKLVSKNPPGTLSLLISDLTEEDQGFYRCSAQDDHRDLRLSVNVGRRETSTQSRKTDKTSPSEHPQSKTTTSPPSSSTTQVFGTVAVLLLVIPVVVAFICWRRKAGRSGENMITEGCSDNKGNPEDQTVPDVTYSTGTHINTAGAARVQINDGEETENASIITN, via the exons atgatgaagtgcttgtATCTTTTGTCTGTTGTGTTTCAAATGGCTGCAG gCTGTGCTCTTTTTGACAAAAATCTCACAgaaatcacacaacacaaaggaCGTTCAGTGCTGTTACCCTGCTCCTGCTCTGACCTGCACTCCAAACCTCAGAAATTCACCTGGATGACCTTCAGAACAGGACATTGGACTGAAGTGTTAAATGATGAACACTACCGTGGCAGATATCAGCTGTTTAATAACATTTCTCCTGCTAATCTGTCACTACTCATATCTGACCTGAGAGAAGAAGATGAGGGAGACTACATGTGCAGCACTGAGAAGGAACACAGAGACATTACTCTTTATGTTAaag gCTGTGAGCTGGTGAATAAGACCGTGGTAGAGAAGGTAACTGGGTTCATAGGAGAGTCTGTAGTTCTGCCCTGCAGCTGCACTGAACTACAGGACGACCCGAAGAGGGTAACATGggagtttaataaaaacaatcacttTCAGGAAATTTACTCTAAACAGACTGGACATCACAGTAACAGAGTGAAACTGGTCAGTAAAAACCCTCCAGGAAACCTCTCTCTACTTATAACAGACCTGACTGAAGAGGACCAGGGACTCTACAGATGTAATGAACAGTATGATAGTAGAGATCTGAGTCTGTCTGTTAAAG TAAGAACAAGAGAAACTTCAAAGCAATCGAGAAAACCAGACACAACACCTCCACCAGAACAGCCTCAGCGTAAAACAACAACTTCGCTGCCTGCATCATCCTCAACAacagaag GGGGCAGTGTAGAGTCATCTACAGAGGCAG gCTGTGCTCTTTCTGTTAAAAATAACACAGAAATCACACAATACAAAGGAGGTTCAGTGCTGTTACCCTGCTCCTGCTCTGACCTGCACTACAAACCTCAGAAATTCACCTGGGAGACCTTTAGAACAGGACCGCTGACTGAAGTGTTAAATGATGAACACTACGGTGGCAGATATCAGCTGTTTAATAACATTTCTCCTGCTAATCTGTCACTATTAATATCTGACCTGAGAGAAGAAGATCAGGGATACTACAGGTGTAGCACTGGATTACAGGAATACAAAGACATCAGGCTTAATGTTAaag GCTGTGAGCTGGTGAAGAACACAGTGGTAGAGGAGGTGACTGGATTCACAGGAGAGTCTGTAGTTCTGCCCTGCGTCTGCGCTGACCTACAGAACGACCCGAAGAGAGTAACATggaagtttaataaaaacaatcacttTCAGGAAATTTACTCTAAACAGACTGGAAATCACAGTAACAGAGTGAAACTGGTCAGTAAAAACCCTCCAGGGACACTCTCTCTACTCATATCAGACCTGACTGAAGAGGACCAGGGATTCTACAGATGTTCTGCACAGGATGATCACAGAGATCTGAGACTGTCTGTTAATG TAGGAAGAAGAGAAACTTCAACACAATcgagaaaaacagacaaaacatctCCATCAGAACATCCTCAGAGTAAAACAACAACCTCACCACCTTCATCCTCAACAACACAag ttttcgGAACTGTGGCAGTTTTACTGTTGGTGATACCTGTTGTAGTGGCATTTATTTGTTGGAGACGCAAAG CAGGAAGAAGTGGAGAGAACATGATTACTGAAGGATGTTCAGATAATAAAGGAAATCCGGAGGATCAG acTGTTCCTGATGTCACTTACTCTACTGGAACCCACATAAACACAGCTGGAGCAGCACGGGTTCAGATCAACGATGGAGAAGAAACTGAAAACGCCAGCATTATAACAAACTAA
- the LOC124401128 gene encoding uncharacterized protein LOC124401128 isoform X2, with product MMKCLYLLSVVFQMAAGCALFDKNLTEITQHKGRSVLLPCSCSDLHSKPQKFTWMTFRTGHWTEVLNDEHYRGRYQLFNNISPANLSLLISDLREEDEGDYMCSTEKEHRDITLYVKGCELVNKTVVEKVTGFIGESVVLPCSCTELQDDPKRVTWEFNKNNHFQEIYSKQTGHHSNRVKLVSKNPPGNLSLLITDLTEEDQGLYRCNEQYDSRDLSLSVKVRTRETSKQSRKPDTTPPPEQPQRKTTTSLPASSSTTEGGSVESSTEAGCALSVKNNTEITQYKGGSVLLPCSCSDLHYKPQKFTWETFRTGPLTEVLNDEHYGGRYQLFNNISPANLSLLISDLREEDQGYYRCSTGLQEYKDIRLNVKGCELVKNTVVEEVTGFTGESVVLPCVCADLQNDPKRVTWKFNKNNHFQEIYSKQTGNHSNRVKLVSKNPPGTLSLLISDLTEEDQGFYRCSAQDDHRDLRLSVNGRRETSTQSRKTDKTSPSEHPQSKTTTSPPSSSTTQVGRKKPLTQWRKPNKTPPSEQPQSKTTTSPPASSLTTPEHDKQQPPFFGTVAVLLLVIPVVVAFICWRRKAGRSGENMITEGCSDNKGNPEDQTVPDVTYSTGTHINTAGAARVQINDGEETENASIITN from the exons atgatgaagtgcttgtATCTTTTGTCTGTTGTGTTTCAAATGGCTGCAG gCTGTGCTCTTTTTGACAAAAATCTCACAgaaatcacacaacacaaaggaCGTTCAGTGCTGTTACCCTGCTCCTGCTCTGACCTGCACTCCAAACCTCAGAAATTCACCTGGATGACCTTCAGAACAGGACATTGGACTGAAGTGTTAAATGATGAACACTACCGTGGCAGATATCAGCTGTTTAATAACATTTCTCCTGCTAATCTGTCACTACTCATATCTGACCTGAGAGAAGAAGATGAGGGAGACTACATGTGCAGCACTGAGAAGGAACACAGAGACATTACTCTTTATGTTAaag gCTGTGAGCTGGTGAATAAGACCGTGGTAGAGAAGGTAACTGGGTTCATAGGAGAGTCTGTAGTTCTGCCCTGCAGCTGCACTGAACTACAGGACGACCCGAAGAGGGTAACATGggagtttaataaaaacaatcacttTCAGGAAATTTACTCTAAACAGACTGGACATCACAGTAACAGAGTGAAACTGGTCAGTAAAAACCCTCCAGGAAACCTCTCTCTACTTATAACAGACCTGACTGAAGAGGACCAGGGACTCTACAGATGTAATGAACAGTATGATAGTAGAGATCTGAGTCTGTCTGTTAAAG TAAGAACAAGAGAAACTTCAAAGCAATCGAGAAAACCAGACACAACACCTCCACCAGAACAGCCTCAGCGTAAAACAACAACTTCGCTGCCTGCATCATCCTCAACAacagaag GGGGCAGTGTAGAGTCATCTACAGAGGCAG gCTGTGCTCTTTCTGTTAAAAATAACACAGAAATCACACAATACAAAGGAGGTTCAGTGCTGTTACCCTGCTCCTGCTCTGACCTGCACTACAAACCTCAGAAATTCACCTGGGAGACCTTTAGAACAGGACCGCTGACTGAAGTGTTAAATGATGAACACTACGGTGGCAGATATCAGCTGTTTAATAACATTTCTCCTGCTAATCTGTCACTATTAATATCTGACCTGAGAGAAGAAGATCAGGGATACTACAGGTGTAGCACTGGATTACAGGAATACAAAGACATCAGGCTTAATGTTAaag GCTGTGAGCTGGTGAAGAACACAGTGGTAGAGGAGGTGACTGGATTCACAGGAGAGTCTGTAGTTCTGCCCTGCGTCTGCGCTGACCTACAGAACGACCCGAAGAGAGTAACATggaagtttaataaaaacaatcacttTCAGGAAATTTACTCTAAACAGACTGGAAATCACAGTAACAGAGTGAAACTGGTCAGTAAAAACCCTCCAGGGACACTCTCTCTACTCATATCAGACCTGACTGAAGAGGACCAGGGATTCTACAGATGTTCTGCACAGGATGATCACAGAGATCTGAGACTGTCTGTTAATG GAAGAAGAGAAACTTCAACACAATcgagaaaaacagacaaaacatctCCATCAGAACATCCTCAGAGTAAAACAACAACCTCACCACCTTCATCCTCAACAACACAag ttggaagaaaaaaacctttaacACAATGGaggaaaccaaacaaaacacctCCATCAGAACAGCCTCAGAGTAAAACAACGACTTCTCCACCTGCATCATCCTTGACAACACCAGAACATGATAAACAGCAGCCTCCCT ttttcgGAACTGTGGCAGTTTTACTGTTGGTGATACCTGTTGTAGTGGCATTTATTTGTTGGAGACGCAAAG CAGGAAGAAGTGGAGAGAACATGATTACTGAAGGATGTTCAGATAATAAAGGAAATCCGGAGGATCAG acTGTTCCTGATGTCACTTACTCTACTGGAACCCACATAAACACAGCTGGAGCAGCACGGGTTCAGATCAACGATGGAGAAGAAACTGAAAACGCCAGCATTATAACAAACTAA